One Chionomys nivalis chromosome 4, mChiNiv1.1, whole genome shotgun sequence genomic region harbors:
- the Xylb gene encoding xylulose kinase isoform X1, translating into MTERAGRRCCLGWDFSTQQVKIVAVDAELNVFYEDSVHFDRDLPEFGTQGGVHVHKDRLTVTSPVLMWVQALDLILEKMKASGFDFSQVVALSGAGQQHGSVYWKTGASLALSSLSPALPLHQQLQTCFSISDCPVWMDSSTTAQCRQLEAAVGGARALSCLTGSRAYERFTGNQIAKLFQQNPEAYSHSERISLVSSFAASLFLGGYSPIDYSDGSGMNLLQIQEKVWSQACLGACAPCLEEKLGSPVPSCSVVGAISSYYVQRYGFPPACKVVAFTGDNPASLAGMRLEEGDIAVSLGTSDTLFLWLQEPTPALEGHIFCNPVDVQHYMALLCFKNGSLMRERIRDESASGSWNKFSKALQSTEMGNKGNLGFYFDVMEITPGIMGRHRFNAKNIEVSAFPGDVEIRALIEGQFMAKRIHAEGLGYRVMPQTKILATGGASHNKDILQVLADVFGAPVYVIDTTSSACVGSAYRAFHGLAGGTGVAFSEVVKSAPHPSLAATPNPGASQVYEALLPRYAQLEQRILSQALGPLE; encoded by the exons ATGACGGAGCGCGCGGGCCGCCGCTGTTGCCTGGGCTGGGACTTCAGCACGCAGCAG GTTAAAATTGTTGCTGTTGATGCAGAGTTGAATGTCTTCTATGAGGACAGTGTGCATTTTGACAGAGACCTTCCTGAATTTGG AACTCAGGGCGGTGTTCATGTACACAAGGACAGGCTGACggtcacctctccagtcctgatGTGGGTCCAG GCTCTGGacctgatcctagagaagatgaAGGCTTCGGGCTTTGACTTCTCTCAAGTTGTAGCCTTATCTGGAGCAGGCCAG CAACACGGGAGCGTTTACTGGAAGACTGGAGCCAGCCTGGCGCTGTCGAGCCTGTCACCAGCTCTCCCGTTACACCAGCAGCTGCAG ACCTGCTTCTCCATCAGCGACTGCCCAGTATGGATGGACTCCAGTACCACAGCCCAGTGCCGCCAGCTGGAGGCTGCGGTGGGCGGAGCCCGGGCTCTCAGCTGCCTCACAGGGTCTCGGGCCTATGAG CGCTTTACAGGCAACCAGATAGCAAAGCTCTTCCAGCAAAACCCCGAGGCCTACTCGCACTCCGAG aggatttcCTTGGTCAGTAGTTTTGCTGCTTCGCTGTTCCTGGGTGGGTACTCGCCCATCGACTACAGTGATG GTTCTGGAATGAATTTGTTGCAGATCCAGGAAAAAGTCTGGTCCCAAGCTTGCCTTGGTGCCTGTGCCCCCTGTTTGGAGGAGAAACTCGGCTCACCAGTCCCTTCGTGCTCAGTTGTG GGAGCCATTTCTTCCTACTATGTCCAGCGCTATGGATTCCCTCCGGCCTGCAAAGTGGTGGCCTTCACTGGGGACAACCCAG CATCGCTGGCGGGCATGAGGCTGGAGGAAGGTGACATTGCG gtcagcctgggcaccAGCGACACCCTATTTCTCTGGCTCCAAGAGCCCACGCCTGCCCTGGAAGGCCACATCTTCTGCAACCCTGTGGATGTACAACACTACATGGCACTTCTGTG ctTTAAGAATGGCTCCCTTATGAGAGAGAGGATCCGGGATGAGTCTGCTTCCGGTTCCTGGAACAAGTTCTCTAAAGCCCTGCAGTCCACAGAGATGGGGAACAAGGGCAACTTGG GTTTCTATTTCGATGTAATGGAGATCACGCCTGGAATTATGGGACGTCATAGGTTTAACGCAAAAAACATTGAG GTCTCAGCATTCCCTGGGGATGTGGAGATTCGGGCACTGATCGAAGGACAGTTCATGGCCAAAAGAATCCACGCAGAAGGGCTAGGCTATCGAGTCA TGCCCCAAACAAAGATTCTGGCCACAGGGGGAGCATCTCACAATAAAGACATCTTACAG GTGCTCGCAGATGTTTTTGGAGCCCCCGTGTATGTCATAGACACCACCAGTTCAGCCTGTGTGGGCTCTGCATACCGAGCTTTTCATG GCCTTGCAGGAGGGACAGGTGTGGCCTTTTCAGAGGTTGTGAAGTCAGCGCCTCATCCCAGCCTGGCTGCCACCCCCAACCCTGGAGCTTCCCAG
- the Xylb gene encoding xylulose kinase isoform X2 gives MTERAGRRCCLGWDFSTQQVKIVAVDAELNVFYEDSVHFDRDLPEFGTQGGVHVHKDRLTVTSPVLMWVQALDLILEKMKASGFDFSQVVALSGAGQQHGSVYWKTGASLALSSLSPALPLHQQLQTCFSISDCPVWMDSSTTAQCRQLEAAVGGARALSCLTGSRAYERFTGNQIAKLFQQNPEAYSHSERISLVSSFAASLFLGGYSPIDYSDGSGMNLLQIQEKVWSQACLGACAPCLEEKLGSPVPSCSVVGAISSYYVQRYGFPPACKVVAFTGDNPASLAGMRLEEGDIAVSLGTSDTLFLWLQEPTPALEGHIFCNPVDVQHYMALLCFKNGSLMRERIRDESASGSWNKFSKALQSTEMGNKGNLGFYFDVMEITPGIMGRHRFNAKNIEVSAFPGDVEIRALIEGQFMAKRIHAEGLGYRVMPQTKILATGGASHNKDILQVLADVFGAPVYVIDTTSSACVGSAYRAFHGL, from the exons ATGACGGAGCGCGCGGGCCGCCGCTGTTGCCTGGGCTGGGACTTCAGCACGCAGCAG GTTAAAATTGTTGCTGTTGATGCAGAGTTGAATGTCTTCTATGAGGACAGTGTGCATTTTGACAGAGACCTTCCTGAATTTGG AACTCAGGGCGGTGTTCATGTACACAAGGACAGGCTGACggtcacctctccagtcctgatGTGGGTCCAG GCTCTGGacctgatcctagagaagatgaAGGCTTCGGGCTTTGACTTCTCTCAAGTTGTAGCCTTATCTGGAGCAGGCCAG CAACACGGGAGCGTTTACTGGAAGACTGGAGCCAGCCTGGCGCTGTCGAGCCTGTCACCAGCTCTCCCGTTACACCAGCAGCTGCAG ACCTGCTTCTCCATCAGCGACTGCCCAGTATGGATGGACTCCAGTACCACAGCCCAGTGCCGCCAGCTGGAGGCTGCGGTGGGCGGAGCCCGGGCTCTCAGCTGCCTCACAGGGTCTCGGGCCTATGAG CGCTTTACAGGCAACCAGATAGCAAAGCTCTTCCAGCAAAACCCCGAGGCCTACTCGCACTCCGAG aggatttcCTTGGTCAGTAGTTTTGCTGCTTCGCTGTTCCTGGGTGGGTACTCGCCCATCGACTACAGTGATG GTTCTGGAATGAATTTGTTGCAGATCCAGGAAAAAGTCTGGTCCCAAGCTTGCCTTGGTGCCTGTGCCCCCTGTTTGGAGGAGAAACTCGGCTCACCAGTCCCTTCGTGCTCAGTTGTG GGAGCCATTTCTTCCTACTATGTCCAGCGCTATGGATTCCCTCCGGCCTGCAAAGTGGTGGCCTTCACTGGGGACAACCCAG CATCGCTGGCGGGCATGAGGCTGGAGGAAGGTGACATTGCG gtcagcctgggcaccAGCGACACCCTATTTCTCTGGCTCCAAGAGCCCACGCCTGCCCTGGAAGGCCACATCTTCTGCAACCCTGTGGATGTACAACACTACATGGCACTTCTGTG ctTTAAGAATGGCTCCCTTATGAGAGAGAGGATCCGGGATGAGTCTGCTTCCGGTTCCTGGAACAAGTTCTCTAAAGCCCTGCAGTCCACAGAGATGGGGAACAAGGGCAACTTGG GTTTCTATTTCGATGTAATGGAGATCACGCCTGGAATTATGGGACGTCATAGGTTTAACGCAAAAAACATTGAG GTCTCAGCATTCCCTGGGGATGTGGAGATTCGGGCACTGATCGAAGGACAGTTCATGGCCAAAAGAATCCACGCAGAAGGGCTAGGCTATCGAGTCA TGCCCCAAACAAAGATTCTGGCCACAGGGGGAGCATCTCACAATAAAGACATCTTACAG GTGCTCGCAGATGTTTTTGGAGCCCCCGTGTATGTCATAGACACCACCAGTTCAGCCTGTGTGGGCTCTGCATACCGAGCTTTTCATG
- the Xylb gene encoding xylulose kinase isoform X4, producing the protein MTERAGRRCCLGWDFSTQQVKIVAVDAELNVFYEDSVHFDRDLPEFGTQGGVHVHKDRLTVTSPVLMWVQALDLILEKMKASGFDFSQVVALSGAGQQHGSVYWKTGASLALSSLSPALPLHQQLQTCFSISDCPVWMDSSTTAQCRQLEAAVGGARALSCLTGSRAYERFTGNQIAKLFQQNPEAYSHSERISLVSSFAASLFLGGYSPIDYSDGSGMNLLQIQEKVWSQACLGACAPCLEEKLGSPVPSCSVVGAISSYYVQRYGFPPACKVVAFTGDNPASLAGMRLEEGDIAVSLGTSDTLFLWLQEPTPALEGHIFCNPVDVQHYMALLCFKNGSLMRERIRDESASGSWNKFSKALQSTEMGNKGNLGFYFDVMEITPGIMGRHRFNAKNIECPKQRFWPQGEHLTIKTSYRCSQMFLEPPCMS; encoded by the exons ATGACGGAGCGCGCGGGCCGCCGCTGTTGCCTGGGCTGGGACTTCAGCACGCAGCAG GTTAAAATTGTTGCTGTTGATGCAGAGTTGAATGTCTTCTATGAGGACAGTGTGCATTTTGACAGAGACCTTCCTGAATTTGG AACTCAGGGCGGTGTTCATGTACACAAGGACAGGCTGACggtcacctctccagtcctgatGTGGGTCCAG GCTCTGGacctgatcctagagaagatgaAGGCTTCGGGCTTTGACTTCTCTCAAGTTGTAGCCTTATCTGGAGCAGGCCAG CAACACGGGAGCGTTTACTGGAAGACTGGAGCCAGCCTGGCGCTGTCGAGCCTGTCACCAGCTCTCCCGTTACACCAGCAGCTGCAG ACCTGCTTCTCCATCAGCGACTGCCCAGTATGGATGGACTCCAGTACCACAGCCCAGTGCCGCCAGCTGGAGGCTGCGGTGGGCGGAGCCCGGGCTCTCAGCTGCCTCACAGGGTCTCGGGCCTATGAG CGCTTTACAGGCAACCAGATAGCAAAGCTCTTCCAGCAAAACCCCGAGGCCTACTCGCACTCCGAG aggatttcCTTGGTCAGTAGTTTTGCTGCTTCGCTGTTCCTGGGTGGGTACTCGCCCATCGACTACAGTGATG GTTCTGGAATGAATTTGTTGCAGATCCAGGAAAAAGTCTGGTCCCAAGCTTGCCTTGGTGCCTGTGCCCCCTGTTTGGAGGAGAAACTCGGCTCACCAGTCCCTTCGTGCTCAGTTGTG GGAGCCATTTCTTCCTACTATGTCCAGCGCTATGGATTCCCTCCGGCCTGCAAAGTGGTGGCCTTCACTGGGGACAACCCAG CATCGCTGGCGGGCATGAGGCTGGAGGAAGGTGACATTGCG gtcagcctgggcaccAGCGACACCCTATTTCTCTGGCTCCAAGAGCCCACGCCTGCCCTGGAAGGCCACATCTTCTGCAACCCTGTGGATGTACAACACTACATGGCACTTCTGTG ctTTAAGAATGGCTCCCTTATGAGAGAGAGGATCCGGGATGAGTCTGCTTCCGGTTCCTGGAACAAGTTCTCTAAAGCCCTGCAGTCCACAGAGATGGGGAACAAGGGCAACTTGG GTTTCTATTTCGATGTAATGGAGATCACGCCTGGAATTATGGGACGTCATAGGTTTAACGCAAAAAACATTGAG TGCCCCAAACAAAGATTCTGGCCACAGGGGGAGCATCTCACAATAAAGACATCTTACAG GTGCTCGCAGATGTTTTTGGAGCCCCCGTGTATGTCATAG
- the Xylb gene encoding xylulose kinase isoform X3 has translation MKASGFDFSQVVALSGAGQQHGSVYWKTGASLALSSLSPALPLHQQLQTCFSISDCPVWMDSSTTAQCRQLEAAVGGARALSCLTGSRAYERFTGNQIAKLFQQNPEAYSHSERISLVSSFAASLFLGGYSPIDYSDGSGMNLLQIQEKVWSQACLGACAPCLEEKLGSPVPSCSVVGAISSYYVQRYGFPPACKVVAFTGDNPASLAGMRLEEGDIAVSLGTSDTLFLWLQEPTPALEGHIFCNPVDVQHYMALLCFKNGSLMRERIRDESASGSWNKFSKALQSTEMGNKGNLGFYFDVMEITPGIMGRHRFNAKNIEVSAFPGDVEIRALIEGQFMAKRIHAEGLGYRVMPQTKILATGGASHNKDILQVLADVFGAPVYVIDTTSSACVGSAYRAFHGLAGGTGVAFSEVVKSAPHPSLAATPNPGASQVYEALLPRYAQLEQRILSQALGPLE, from the exons atgaAGGCTTCGGGCTTTGACTTCTCTCAAGTTGTAGCCTTATCTGGAGCAGGCCAG CAACACGGGAGCGTTTACTGGAAGACTGGAGCCAGCCTGGCGCTGTCGAGCCTGTCACCAGCTCTCCCGTTACACCAGCAGCTGCAG ACCTGCTTCTCCATCAGCGACTGCCCAGTATGGATGGACTCCAGTACCACAGCCCAGTGCCGCCAGCTGGAGGCTGCGGTGGGCGGAGCCCGGGCTCTCAGCTGCCTCACAGGGTCTCGGGCCTATGAG CGCTTTACAGGCAACCAGATAGCAAAGCTCTTCCAGCAAAACCCCGAGGCCTACTCGCACTCCGAG aggatttcCTTGGTCAGTAGTTTTGCTGCTTCGCTGTTCCTGGGTGGGTACTCGCCCATCGACTACAGTGATG GTTCTGGAATGAATTTGTTGCAGATCCAGGAAAAAGTCTGGTCCCAAGCTTGCCTTGGTGCCTGTGCCCCCTGTTTGGAGGAGAAACTCGGCTCACCAGTCCCTTCGTGCTCAGTTGTG GGAGCCATTTCTTCCTACTATGTCCAGCGCTATGGATTCCCTCCGGCCTGCAAAGTGGTGGCCTTCACTGGGGACAACCCAG CATCGCTGGCGGGCATGAGGCTGGAGGAAGGTGACATTGCG gtcagcctgggcaccAGCGACACCCTATTTCTCTGGCTCCAAGAGCCCACGCCTGCCCTGGAAGGCCACATCTTCTGCAACCCTGTGGATGTACAACACTACATGGCACTTCTGTG ctTTAAGAATGGCTCCCTTATGAGAGAGAGGATCCGGGATGAGTCTGCTTCCGGTTCCTGGAACAAGTTCTCTAAAGCCCTGCAGTCCACAGAGATGGGGAACAAGGGCAACTTGG GTTTCTATTTCGATGTAATGGAGATCACGCCTGGAATTATGGGACGTCATAGGTTTAACGCAAAAAACATTGAG GTCTCAGCATTCCCTGGGGATGTGGAGATTCGGGCACTGATCGAAGGACAGTTCATGGCCAAAAGAATCCACGCAGAAGGGCTAGGCTATCGAGTCA TGCCCCAAACAAAGATTCTGGCCACAGGGGGAGCATCTCACAATAAAGACATCTTACAG GTGCTCGCAGATGTTTTTGGAGCCCCCGTGTATGTCATAGACACCACCAGTTCAGCCTGTGTGGGCTCTGCATACCGAGCTTTTCATG GCCTTGCAGGAGGGACAGGTGTGGCCTTTTCAGAGGTTGTGAAGTCAGCGCCTCATCCCAGCCTGGCTGCCACCCCCAACCCTGGAGCTTCCCAG
- the Xylb gene encoding xylulose kinase isoform X5, producing MDSSTTAQCRQLEAAVGGARALSCLTGSRAYERFTGNQIAKLFQQNPEAYSHSERISLVSSFAASLFLGGYSPIDYSDGSGMNLLQIQEKVWSQACLGACAPCLEEKLGSPVPSCSVVGAISSYYVQRYGFPPACKVVAFTGDNPASLAGMRLEEGDIAVSLGTSDTLFLWLQEPTPALEGHIFCNPVDVQHYMALLCFKNGSLMRERIRDESASGSWNKFSKALQSTEMGNKGNLGFYFDVMEITPGIMGRHRFNAKNIEVSAFPGDVEIRALIEGQFMAKRIHAEGLGYRVMPQTKILATGGASHNKDILQVLADVFGAPVYVIDTTSSACVGSAYRAFHGLAGGTGVAFSEVVKSAPHPSLAATPNPGASQVYEALLPRYAQLEQRILSQALGPLE from the exons ATGGACTCCAGTACCACAGCCCAGTGCCGCCAGCTGGAGGCTGCGGTGGGCGGAGCCCGGGCTCTCAGCTGCCTCACAGGGTCTCGGGCCTATGAG CGCTTTACAGGCAACCAGATAGCAAAGCTCTTCCAGCAAAACCCCGAGGCCTACTCGCACTCCGAG aggatttcCTTGGTCAGTAGTTTTGCTGCTTCGCTGTTCCTGGGTGGGTACTCGCCCATCGACTACAGTGATG GTTCTGGAATGAATTTGTTGCAGATCCAGGAAAAAGTCTGGTCCCAAGCTTGCCTTGGTGCCTGTGCCCCCTGTTTGGAGGAGAAACTCGGCTCACCAGTCCCTTCGTGCTCAGTTGTG GGAGCCATTTCTTCCTACTATGTCCAGCGCTATGGATTCCCTCCGGCCTGCAAAGTGGTGGCCTTCACTGGGGACAACCCAG CATCGCTGGCGGGCATGAGGCTGGAGGAAGGTGACATTGCG gtcagcctgggcaccAGCGACACCCTATTTCTCTGGCTCCAAGAGCCCACGCCTGCCCTGGAAGGCCACATCTTCTGCAACCCTGTGGATGTACAACACTACATGGCACTTCTGTG ctTTAAGAATGGCTCCCTTATGAGAGAGAGGATCCGGGATGAGTCTGCTTCCGGTTCCTGGAACAAGTTCTCTAAAGCCCTGCAGTCCACAGAGATGGGGAACAAGGGCAACTTGG GTTTCTATTTCGATGTAATGGAGATCACGCCTGGAATTATGGGACGTCATAGGTTTAACGCAAAAAACATTGAG GTCTCAGCATTCCCTGGGGATGTGGAGATTCGGGCACTGATCGAAGGACAGTTCATGGCCAAAAGAATCCACGCAGAAGGGCTAGGCTATCGAGTCA TGCCCCAAACAAAGATTCTGGCCACAGGGGGAGCATCTCACAATAAAGACATCTTACAG GTGCTCGCAGATGTTTTTGGAGCCCCCGTGTATGTCATAGACACCACCAGTTCAGCCTGTGTGGGCTCTGCATACCGAGCTTTTCATG GCCTTGCAGGAGGGACAGGTGTGGCCTTTTCAGAGGTTGTGAAGTCAGCGCCTCATCCCAGCCTGGCTGCCACCCCCAACCCTGGAGCTTCCCAG